A stretch of DNA from Nitratireductor thuwali:
AGGAATTCGAGGCCGCCGGCGTGGTCTGCACCGGGCTCCTCGACGACGAGACCGAGACGCCGGAAGATTATGCCGGCCTTCTGGAGCGGCTGCGCGCGCGCGATCTTCCCTTCATCTGCGCCAATCCGGATGTCGTGGTGGAGCGCGGCGACAAGCTGATCTTCTGCGCCGGCGCGCTTGCCCGCGACTACAGCCTGCTCGGCGGCCGCACCGAGATTGCCGGCAAGCCCCATCGTCCCATCTACGAGGCGGCGCTGGCTGCGGCCGGCGAGGTGCTGGGGCGCCGGATCTGCGCCGCCGATGCGCTCGCCATCGGCGACGGGGTGCTGACCGACGTGAAGGGCGGCGTCGACATGGGCATCGACGTGCTGTTCGTTACGGCAGGCATTCATGCGGGCGAATACCGGCAGAACGGCAAACCGGACCTGCAGATGGTGAAGGCATTCCTCGAAAGACACGGCCTAGCGCCCGTCGCGGCCATAGAACGGCTAAGGTAGCGGAATTGGCCGCCATGTTTCAGCGGATAGAAGGCTTCGATGCGCTGCCGGGCGCGCTGCGCGGCGGCGTGGTGGCCATCGGCAATTTCGATGGCGTGCACCGCGGCCACCAGGCCGTCCTGAACGCCGCGCTGGAGATGGCGGCGCAGAAGGGCCGGCCGGCGCTCGTTTTGACCTTCGAGCCGCATCCGCGCGCCGTCTTCCGGCCCGACCTTCCGCTCTTCCGCCTGACGCCGGCCCCCATGAAGGCCCGTCTTCTGGAAGCGATGGGCTTTTCAGCCGTGGTGGAGCAACCCTTCGTGCCGGCCTTTTCCTCGCTTCCAGCCGACCAGTTCGTCAATGAAGTGCTCATCGGCGGGCTGGGCGCCGCGCATGTGGTGACCGGCTTCGATTTCCACTACGGCAAGGGCCGGGGCGGCACCCCGGCAACGCTGGCCGCGGCCGGCAAGGCCGGCGGCTTCGGCGTCACCGTCGTCGACGCCTTCTCGGACGAGGGCGGCGAGGTCATTTCCTCCAGCCGCATCCGCTCGCTGCTGGCCGAGGGCGACGTTTCCCAGGCCGCCGGCCTTGCCGGATACCGGTTCACGGTCGAGGCGCCGGTGGGCGGCGGCCGGAAGCTTGGCCGGACGCTGGGCTTTCCCACCGCCAATATGGCGCTTCCGCCCGAAGCCGCGCTGCGCCACGGCATCTATGCCGTGCGCTTCCGCCGCGCCGGCGGCAGCCTTCATGACGGCGTCGCCAGCTTCGGCCGCCGCCCGACGGTGGACGAGGACGGCGCCCCGCTGCTCGAGACCTTCGTCTTCGATTTCTCCGGCGATCTCTACGGCGAGACCTGCGCCGTCTCCTTCTTCGGCTTCCTGCGCGGCGAGGTGAAGTTCGACGGCCTCGATCCGCTCGTCGCCCAGATGAAGCGCGACGAGGAGGAAGCCCGCGCCCTCCTTTCGGGCGTGCGTCCGCTTTCCGAAATCGACCTCACCATCGCGTTTTCCGGCTGAAACCGGGCGGGTTTCAGCCGGGAACGGGCCTGTTTCAGCTCGTTTCACCCCGGCTTTCCGGCTTTCAGCTGAGAAAAATCGGCCTTTATTCTTGCCTCCGTCTCGGTTAAAAGCGCGCCCATGACGATCCGCGCCGGCTCCATAGCGATCATTTCGCGAATTATCGGCCCGGCCTTCCGCGCCTGAAGGCGGTCGGAAGGTCCGGGATTGCGACCGCGCATTTGCGCATCCTCCGCAACATGATACTGGCACTGGCGGGGCCTTCCGCCTCCGCATTTCCCACGGCGAGACCATGACCGACACGTCCGAAAAGATCGACTATTCCAAGACCCTCAACCTGCCGCAGACGGATTTCCCGATGCGCGCCGGCCTTCCGCAGAAGGAGCCGGAGCTTGTCGCCCGCTGGCAGAAGATGAGCCTTTACAAGCGGTTGCGCGAGGACGCCAAGGGTCGCGAGAAGTTCGTGCTCCATGACGGCCCTCCCTATGCCAATGGCAACATCCATATCGGCCACGCGCTCAACAAGGTGCTGAAGGACATCATCACGCGGTCCTTCCAGATGCGCGGCTACGATTCCAACTATGTGCCCGGCTGGGACTGCCACGGCCTGCCGATCGAATGGAAGATCGAGGAACAGTACCGCGCCAAGGGCAAGAACAAGGACGAGGTGCCGGTCAACGAATTCCGCAAGGAATGCCGCGACTTCGCCCAGCACTGGATCAAGGTCCAGAGCGAGGAGTTCAAACGGCTCGGCATCGAGGGCGACTTCGAAAATCCCTATACGACAATGAACTTCCACGCCGAAGCCCGCATCGCCGGCGAGCTTCTGAAATTCGCCATGTCGGGCCAGCTCTACCGGGGTTCCAAGCCGGTGATGTGGTCGGTGGTGGAGCGCACGGCGCTGGCGGAGGCCGAGGTCGAGTATCACGATCATGAGAGCGACACGGTCTGGGTGAAGTTCCCGGTGATGGGTGAGAACGAGCTTTCCGGCACCTTCGTCGTCATCTGGACGACGACGCCGTGGACGATCCCCGGCAACCGCGCGATCTCCTATTCGCCCCGCATCGCTTACGGCCTCTACGAGGTCACCGGAGCGGAGAACGATTTCGGGCCGCAGGCTGGCGAGAAGCTGATCTTTGCCGATGCGCTGGCCGAAGAGTCCTTTGCCAAGGCGAAGCTGACCTATAAGCGCCTGCGCGACGTTTCGGCGGATGAACTCGGGGCGATCACCTGCGCTCACCCTCTCAAGGGCCTCGGCGGCGGCTACAAATTCCCCGTTCCGCTGCTGCCCGGCGAGCACGTCACCGACGATGCCGGCACGGGCTTCGTGCACACCGCCCCCGGCCATGGCCGCGAGGACTTCGATGCCTGGATGGACGCGCGCGGCCAACTGGAATCGCGCGGCATTGACACCGCCATCCCCTTCACCGTCGACGACGCCGGCTACTTCACCAAGGATGCCCCCGGCGTGGGCCCCGACCGCGAAGGCGGTCCGGCCCGCGTGATCGACGACAAGGGCAAGAAAGGCGATGCGAACGGCGCCGTCATCGAGGCGCTGATCGAAAGGAACATGCTCTTCGCGCGCGGGCGGCTGAAGCATTCCTATCCGCATTCCTGGCGCTCGAAAAAGCCCGTCATCTTCCGCAACACGCCGCAATGGTTCGTCCATATGGACAAGGACCTTGGCGACGCCACCACCCTGCGCACCCGCGCCTTGAAGGCCATCGACGACACCCGCTTCGTGCCCGCCGCCGGCCAGGCGCGCCTGCGCGCCATGATAGAGGATCGGCCCGACTGGGTGCTTTCCCGGCAAAGGGCATGGGGCGTTCCCATCTGCGTGTTCGCAGACGAGGACGGCAATGTCCTGAAGGACGAGGCGGTCAACCAGCGCATCCTCGAAGCCTTCGAGGCCGAGGGCGCGGACGCCTGGTTCGCCGAGGGCGCGCGCGAGCGCTTCCTGGGCGAGCGCGCCGGCGAGCCGTGGAGACAGGTCACCGACATTCTGGACGTCTGGTTCGATTCGGGCTCCACCCACACCTTCACGCTGGAAGACCGGCCGGACCTGAAATGGCCGGCGGACGTCTATCTGGAGGGCTCCGACCAGCATCGCGGCTGGTTCCATTCCTCGCTTCTGGAAAGCTGCGGTACGCGGGGCAGGGCCCCCTACGACACTGTCATCACCCATGGCTTCACCATGGCCGAGGACGGCCGCAAGATGTCGAAGTCGCTGGGCAACCAGACCTTCCCGCAGGACATCATGAACCAGTCTGGCGCCGATATACTGCGCCTGTGGGTCGGCACCACCGACTACTGGGAAGACCAGCGGCTGGGCAAAAACGTCATCCAGACCAATGTCGACGCCTATCGCAAGCTGCGCAACACCGTGCGCTGGATGCTCGGCTCGCTGGCCCATGACGAGGGCGAGGACGTGCCGCTGGCGCAGATGCCGGAATTGGAGCGGCTGATGCTGCACCGGCTGGCCGAGCTCGATGCGGTCGTGCGCGCCGGCTACGATAATTTCGACTTCAAGCGCATCATCCGCACCCTGCTCGATTTCATGGTCATAGAGCTGTCGGCCTTCTATTTCGACATCCGCAAGGACGCACTCTACTGCGACGCGCCGTCGAGCACCCGCCGCAAGGCGTCGCTGCAGGTGGTGCGAACGCTGTTCGACTGCCTGGTCAAATGGCTGGCGCCGATCCTGCCCTTCACAACGGAGGAAGCCTGGCTCGCCCGCCATCCCGATAAGGAATCGGTTCATCTGGAGCAGTTCCCCGCTGTGCCGGCATCCTGGAAGGACGATGCGCTTGCCGCCAAATGGCGCAAGATCCGCCAGGTCCGGCGTGTGGTGACCGGCGCGCTGGAGATCGAGCGCAAGGAAAAGACCATCGGCTCCTCGCTTGAGGCCGCGCCCATCGTCCACATCACCGATGCGGAGTTGCGCGAGGCGATCGGCGGTCACGACATGGCCGATATCTGCATCACCAGCGGCATTGAGATCCGCGAGGACGAGGGGCCGGCGGACGCCTTCCGCCTCGACGACGTCAAGGGCGTTGCCGTGGTCTTCGCCCGTGCGCACGGCATCAAGTGCGCGCGCTCCTGGCGCTATACGGACGATGTGGGCTCCGATCCCGAATTTCCGGAGGTCTCGGCCCGCGACGCCGCCGCGCTTCGCGAGTTGCGCGCGCTCGGCCGTTTGTAGGCATGCCGTTGCGTCAGCCGGCAGCGTCCGGTAAAAGGCGGCATGGATAGAGCGCCATCATCTCGTCGGATTTGTCGGCGAGGAGGCGAAGAGAATAACAGGCTCGCGGGGCCTGCCGGCGCTGAGGAGAACTGACGTTGACGAGTGTTAAGGGCGGCATCACCGTGTTGGCGCGCGGGCCGCGCGGAACCAGGATCGTGGCCGTGGCCGGGGTGTTTTCGGCTATTCTGCTGACGGGCTGCGGCGGCCCCACCTATGGCACGGGCACGCCCTCCAGCCAGCAACTGGTCGAGGATGTGACGGGCGCGCTGTCGCTTGCGCCCAAGAACAAGACGGCTATCGCCTACGAGCCGCGTCCGGGCATCGTCCAGCCGGCTTCCGATGAGGTGCTTCCTCCGCCACAGGAGGACGTGACCAGTGCCGCCAATCCCGCCTGGCCGGAATCGCCCGAGGAACGTCTGGCACGCATTCGTGCCGAAGCGACGGCCAATCAGGACAATCCGCTCTATCGTCCCAACATCGTTCGCGACGTGGATGTTTCCGAACCGGGCCGCACCTCGCCGATCGCGGTATATGCGCGGCAGTCCAGCGCCGAGCGCCGCGCAGAGTTCTTGCGCCGTCAGAAGATGACCAAGCAGGGCAGCCCGACGACGCGCCGTTATCTGAGCGAGCCGCCGACCGAGTACCGCCAGCCGGTGGAAACCGCGCCGGTGGGCGAACTGGGCGAGGACGAGTGGAAGAAGGAGCGTCAGGCAAAGAAGGCGGCCGGTTCCGGCACCGGCGGCATCCGCAGCCTGCTTCCCTGGCTGAACTGAGGCGGCGAAAGCGCGGCTCTATCGGGTGACGGGAGCGTGAGAGGCGCCCGCTCCGTCATCCCGGAACCCGAACGGCCACCCGGAACCCATTGGAACAGCATCCCAGGGCACGGCCCGACACAGTCAGCAGCGGCAGCTCCTTTCACGAGGTGCATCAACATCCTCGGAGTTGACGACGATGCAGGCCACTCGGCTCCGTCCTAACGCCGCTCTCTGAAAAACGCCTTCAAGAGGTCGGCGGCCTCCCGCTCGCCCAGGCCGGCATAGACCTCCGGCGCATGGTGGCAGGTGGGCTGGGCGAAGAAGCGCCCGCCGTGGATTACCCCGCCGCCTTTTTCGTCCGGTGCGGCGAAATAGAGCCGCCTGATGCGGGCGAACGAGACCGCTCCGGCGCACATGGCGCAAGGTTCCAGCGTGACATAGAGGTCGCAGTCGGCAAGACGCTCGGATGCAAGGGTCCGGCAGGCGTCGCGGATCGCCAGCAATTCGGCATGGGCGGTCGGATCGTTGAGCTCGCGCGTCCGGTTGCCGGCCCGGGCCACAACCTGGCCGTCGCGGACCACGACGGCGCCCACCGGCACTTCGCCGCGTGCGGCGGCGCTGCGGGCCTCGTCCAGCGCAGGCTCCATGAAGCCTGAATATTTATGCGGTTCCGCGCGCGCCAATCTTTTTGCTCGCAAGCTTGAATACGAGTTGATACCTACCCGCCTTGAAAGGCAAAGGCCACCATGAACGACAAACCGTACAGACCCAGAGGAAGCCAGGATCGAAAAGCGGGAGACGGCAAGCCGGCCAGGGCTGCTTCGACCGGCAAGCCGCGCTTCGGCGGCAAACCCGGCTCCCCCGCCAGGGAAGGCGGCAAGGTCGGCCCCGCCCGCAGGCCCGAAAAGCCGAAAGGGGCGCCGCACGGCGCGCCGAGGCCGCCGAAAGAGGGCGGCCAGGCTGAACCGCCGGCCGCCGGCGAGCGCATCGCCAAGCGGCTGGCACGGGCAGGCGTTGCCTCGCGGCGCGATGCCGAAGCCATGATCGAGGCAGGACGCGTCAAGGTGAACGGCCGCGCGCTGACCTCACCTGCCTTCAATGTGAGCCCTGCCGACCGCATCGAGCTGGACGACGCGCCCATTCCGGACGTCGAGCGTACGCGGCTTTTCCTGTTCCACAAGCCGGCGGGCGTGGTGACGACGTCGCGCGACCCCGAGGGGCGGCGCACCATTTTCGACATCCTGCCGCCCGGCCTGCCGCGGCTGATCACCGTCGGCCGCCTCGACATCAACACCGAGGGCCTGCTCATCCTCACAAACGATGGGGGCCTGGCGCGCGTTCTGGAACTGCCGTCGACGGGGTGGCTGCGCCGCTATCGCGTGCGCGTCCACGGCAAGGTCGACCCGCTGGCGCTGGCCGAGCTGGAAAAGGGAATTGCCGTCGACGGCGTCTATTACGGCGCCATCGAGGCGACGCTGGACCGCACGCAAGGCACCAATGCCTGGTTGACGCTGGGGCTGCGCGAAGGCAAGAACCGCGAAGTCAGGAACGTGCTGGGCGCGCTCGGACTCGATGTGACGCGGCTGATCCGCATCTCCTACGGTCCCTTCCAGCTTGGCGCGCTTGCCGAAGGCGCGGTGCAGGAGATCAAGGGCCGCATGCTGCGCGACCAGCTCGGCGAGCGCCTGATCGCCGAGGCGCGAGCGGATTTCGACGCGCCGATCACGACGCCCTTCTCCAACAAGCCCGTGCGCGCCGAAAAGCCGGTGCGCGCGGCGCCAGTGGAAGCCCCGGAGGCCGAACCGCCGGCCCCGCGCCCGCCGCGCGAACGCGAAAGGCAGCCGATCAACCGCAAACGCGAGCGCGAGGAGAAGCGCGAGGAAATACGCGGCCGGCTGCAGACCAGGCCGCCATCCAAGACCACTGGCAAAACCACTGGCAAATCCGCTGGCAAGCCCGCCGGAAGGCGCGACGAGGAAAAGCGCAAGCCGATCGAAAGGCGCTCGCGCGCGGCCAATGTATGGATGGCGCCGGGCGCACGCCCGCTGGGCACGAAGAAGCGCGAGGAAAAAGCGGCCGCCGATGCCCGCAGCGAAAGGCGTGGCGCGGAGGGGCCGGACCGCGCGAAGCAGGCGCCCGGCGCCGACAGGCCGCGCCGCGACGACCGCAAGGCAGCATCGCGGCCGCACGGGCCGCGCACGCCTTCGACGGACCGGGGGGCCAAGGGTCCTGCCAAGGGACCTCCCAAAGGACCTCCAAGAGGCCCCAAGGGTCCGAAGGGGCGTTGACGATGCGCGTTGTGGGCGGACGGATGCGGGGCAGACGCCTGGCCTCGCCCAAGGACGATGCCATCCGTCCGACCACCGACCGCGCGCGCGAATCGCTCTTCAACGTGATCGAGCACGGCTATCCGGGTTGCCTCGCAGGCGTCCGCGTGCTCGATCTGTTTGCCGGCACGGGCGCGCTCGGCATCGAAGCCATCTCGCGCGGAGCGGCCTATTGCCTGTTCGTGGAAGAGCAGGGCACCTCGCGCGCGCTCATCCGCGAGAATGTGGAGACGCTCGGTCTTCAGGGGCACACGCGGATTTTCCGCCGCGATGCCACCCGCCTCGGCCCCGTCGGCACCATGCAGCCCTTCGGCCTGGTTTTCGCCGATCCGCCCTATGGCAAGGGGCTGGGCGAGCGGGCCATCGCGTCGGCGCTCGAAGGGGGCTGGCTGCTGCCGGATGCGCTGGTCGTCGTGGAGGAGGCCTCCGCCTCGCCGTTTCAGCCTCCCCGGGGCCTGACGCTGGCGGAACGGCGCGAATATGCCTCTTCCGTGATCACCATTTGCCGCGTTGCCTGAGTTCCAGCACCGACCCGGGCCGGCGCTTTTTGTTGCAACCGGGCCCGCCGTTCGGCGATGATGGCGGGCATCGTGCAAGACGAGGAATATGTAGTGGCCGAAGAAGCACTCGATCCCATATCCGCACGGCAAGGCAATGGCGCAAGCCCGACCTTCGGGCTTGCCCTCGGCGGTGGCGGCGCGCGCGGTCTGGCCCACATCCACGCCATCGAAGCGCTTGACGAGCTGGGCATCCGCCCCGCGGTCATCTCCGGCTCGTCGATCGGGGCGCTCATGGGCGCGGGAATGGCCGCCGGCATGACCGGCGCGGAAATCCGCGATCACGCCTATTCCATCCTGTCGAGCCGCGCCGAAGTGGTCAGCCGCGTCTGGCGATCGAGGCCGGCCAGCCTGTCGCAAATGGTTGAGGGCGGCCTGCGCCTCGGCCAGTTCAGCCCCGAGCGCGTCATCGCCGCCTTTCTGCCGCACAGCATACCGGATCGTTTCGAGGCGCTGCAGATCCCGCTTCGGGTCACGGCGACGGACTATTACGGACATCACCTGGCGGTGTTCGAAAGCGGCGAGCTCCTCTCGGCGCTCGCTGCCTCGGCCGCGCTGCCGGCGGTTTTCCGGCCGGTGCAGCGGGACGGGCGCACCCTCATCGACGGCGGCATCTACAATCCCGTGCCCTTCGACCTGCTCGAAGGGATGGTCGACGTGGTCATCGCCGTCGACGTGGTGGGCGCGCCGACCGTCAGGACCGCCAAGATGCCGAGCGCCATCGAGATGATGTTCGGCGCGACGCAGTTGATGATGCAGTCGATCATATCCATGAAGCTGCAGAACACCCGTCCGGACATTCTCCTGCGGCCCGCGGTCTCGCGGTTCCGGGTGCTGGATTTCCTCAAGATCAACGCAATCCTCGACGAGACGTCCGGTATCAAGGACGAACTCAAGCGGGCAATCGAGCGAGCGATCGAAAGCAGGCAGCTCAATCCTCCCGCTCATGCCGGCCACGGTGGCGATCAGCCCTGATCGGCTATGATCTTCTCCTCGGGATTCAGCCTGCGCGCCTCGTGGGTCGGCTTGATCAGCGGCTCCGGCGTTACCGGACTCGTGTGCATCCTGTCGCGTCCTGCCAGGAAGCCGTCCACCGCCTGGATCTCCAGGCGCTCCTCGTCGCGGCGGCGTACGTCGTCCATGATGGCTCGCGCCGTCTCGTCTTCCGTACCCAGCTCCCTGAGCGACACCTGGCCGAACAGGAGGGCCGATTCCAGCGTCTCGCGGAGTTCATATTCCACGCCCCGCGCCCTCAGGGAAAGCGCATGCGCCCGGTCGTACGAGCGCACGAAGAGCTTCACTTCGGGGAATTCGGAACGGATGAGATCGACGATCGCGTCGGTTTGGGCCCGGCCGTTGACGCAGACCGCCACGATCTTCGCCCGCCTGATGCCGGCAGCCTCCAGCACGTCCTTGCGGCGGCCGTCGCCGAAATAGATGCGGAAGCCGAACTTCTCGACCGAGCGGACACGGGTGGCGGAGTGGTCGATGATGGTCACGTCCCTGCCGCCGGCAAGAAGCACCTGCGAGGCGATCTGGCCGAAGCGTGAAAAGCCGATCATCAGCACGTCCGCACCCGCGCCATCGAAATCCTCCTCCATCTCTTCCGGCTTGTCGCCGCGCGCCATCTGTTCGCCGATGCGCACCGTGAGCGGCGTCAGCACCATCGACAGCGTCACCACGGCAGTCAGCAGCGAGGCCGTCGCCGGTGAGAAGATCAACGCGGCCGAGGCGGCGGTGAAGAGCACGAAGCCGAATTCGCCGCCCTGCGGCAGCAGCGCCGCCACCCGAAGCGCCTCGTCGTGGCCGGATCCGAAGATGCGGCACAGGCCGTAGAGGATGACCGCCTTGACCAGCATGAGCGCGGGCACGGCCAGAAGCACGGCCAGCCAGTTCTCCAGGACGACCCCGAGATCGAGCGAGAGCCCGATCGCCATGAAGAACAGCCCGAGCAGGATGCCGCGAAACGGCTCGATATCCGCGCTGAGCTCATGTCTGAAGGACGAATCGGCCAGCATGACCCCGGCGATGAAGGCGCCCAGCGCCATCGACAGGCCGGCGATCTGCAGCAGCGTCGCCGAACCCAGCACCACCAGGAGCGCGGCCGCGATCATCACCTCCTTCGCGCCGGATTGGGCGATGAGGCGGAACAGCGGGTTGAGCAGATAGCGGCCCGCTATCACCAGCGCCGCAACGGAGGCCAGCGCCACCGCGAAACGCGTTCCGCTGATCGCTTCGGCGCCTTCTCCGCCCGGCGAAAGCAGCGGCACCAGCGCCAGAAGCGGGGCGATCGCGATGTCTTGGAAAAGCAGTATGGAGAATGATTTCTGGCCGAAGCGGGTATTGAGCAGGCCTTGGCCTTCCAGCGTCTGAACCGCAAAAGCGGTGGACGACAGGGCAAGGCCGAAGCCGACGACGATGGCGGCCGAAATCGAAAAGCCCGGCAGGAACGACGCCAGAAGCGCCAGCACGGCACCGGTCGCCAGTACCTGTGCGAGCCCCAGCCCGAAGATGTCGCGGCGCATGGTCCAAAGCCTAGACGGCTTGAGCTCGAGCCCTATGATGAAAAGCAGGAAGACCACGCCAAGCTCGGCCACATGCAGCAGTTCTTCACCGTCCGAGACGAGGCGGGCGACGGGGCCGATCGCGACGCCTGCGGCCAGATAGCCCAGGATGGTGCCGAGCCCGATGCGCTGAAACAGCGGCGCGGCGATGACGGCGCCCATCAGCAGAAGGAGAGGTTCCTGATAGATGCCGGTGGTAATTTCCTCCATCCCTGTTCCCTCGCCTGTTTCGTCATGGTCGTCGCGGCGATGTGACATTCTCGTGCCATTGCGCTACCGCTCCGGGAACCATAAATGGTTGACCATGCCATGTCTCGCCACTTTCCTCCCTCGAACCAGCGGGTGAACGGATGACCGGATCATCGGATGAGAAACAGCTTCTGGACCGGGTCGCCTCGCTTGTCGACGCGGCAAGGAAAGCCGGTGCCGACGCCGCCGATGCGGTGGTGATCCGGTCCCGGTCGCGCGGCGTGTCCGTGCGCCTCGGCAAGGTGGAAAGCACCGAATCGTCTGAAAGCGACGACATGTCGCTGCGGGTCTTTGTCGGGCAGCGCGTGGCAAGCGTCTCGGCAACCACGGCGTCCGACCCCGGCGGGCTTGCCGAGCGCGCGGTCGCCATGGCCCGCGTTTCGCCGGAGGACGCTTTCGCCGGCCTCGCCGATCCCGACAAGCTTGCCCGGCAACTCGCCGATCTCGATCTGGTCGACCCTACGGAAGTCTCGCCGGACCGTCTGAGGGATGACGCGCTGGCGGCCGAGGAAGCAGCGTTGGCCGTGCCCGGCGTGACCAATTCGTCCGGCGCAGCGGCCAGCGCCGGTTCCGGCGGGCTGGTCCTTGCGACTTCCCACGGCTTTGTCGGCCAATATGCCGCGACGCGCTTCTCCCGCTCGGTCAGCGTCATCGCCGGCGAGGGCACGGGCATGGAGCGCGATTATGACTTTTCCTCCAGGCTTCACTTCGCCGACCTGGAAACGCCGGAGAAGATCGGCCGCACAGCGGGCGAGCGCGCCGCGCGCCGGCTGGGCGCTCGCAAGGTTCCCACCGGCAGGTATCCCGTCATCTACGATCCCCGCGTCGCCCGGGGCATCGCCGGCCATATCGCGGGCGCCATCAACGGCGCCTCGGTGGCGCGCAAGACGAGCTTCCTTCGCGACCGGATGGGCAAGCAGATCGCCTCGGCCGCCGTCACCATAACGGACGATCCCACGCGCATACGCGGGCAGGCCTCCCGCCCCTTCGACGGCGAAGGCGTGGCCGGCGCTCCGCTCGTGCCGGTGAGAAGCGGGGTGCTCGAGGCCTGGCTGTTGTCCTCCTCTGTGGCGCGCGAGCTTGGGCTGGAGACGAACGGCCGTGGCGCCCGTGCCTCTTCCTCGGTCAACCCGTCCTCGACCAATTTCGCCATCGAGCCGGGGGAGACGGACCGCGACGACCTGATCGGCGGTATCAAGGCCGGACTCTACGTGACCGAGGTCTTTGGCCAGGGCGTCAACATGATCACCGGCGAATACAGCCGCGGTGCGGCCGGCTTCTGGATCGAGAACGGCCGAGTGAC
This window harbors:
- a CDS encoding TIGR01459 family HAD-type hydrolase, whose translation is MPQSLELVENLDAVAEPYSAIFCDVWGVVHNGVLAFPHASAALARMRRAGKAVVLVTNAPRPHGLVEEQLRRLGVPDEAWDAVVTSGDVTRELISNAPRRLFHIGPDRDMTLYDGLDIELVEEFEAAGVVCTGLLDDETETPEDYAGLLERLRARDLPFICANPDVVVERGDKLIFCAGALARDYSLLGGRTEIAGKPHRPIYEAALAAAGEVLGRRICAADALAIGDGVLTDVKGGVDMGIDVLFVTAGIHAGEYRQNGKPDLQMVKAFLERHGLAPVAAIERLR
- a CDS encoding bifunctional riboflavin kinase/FAD synthetase, which translates into the protein MFQRIEGFDALPGALRGGVVAIGNFDGVHRGHQAVLNAALEMAAQKGRPALVLTFEPHPRAVFRPDLPLFRLTPAPMKARLLEAMGFSAVVEQPFVPAFSSLPADQFVNEVLIGGLGAAHVVTGFDFHYGKGRGGTPATLAAAGKAGGFGVTVVDAFSDEGGEVISSSRIRSLLAEGDVSQAAGLAGYRFTVEAPVGGGRKLGRTLGFPTANMALPPEAALRHGIYAVRFRRAGGSLHDGVASFGRRPTVDEDGAPLLETFVFDFSGDLYGETCAVSFFGFLRGEVKFDGLDPLVAQMKRDEEEARALLSGVRPLSEIDLTIAFSG
- the ileS gene encoding isoleucine--tRNA ligase; the protein is MTDTSEKIDYSKTLNLPQTDFPMRAGLPQKEPELVARWQKMSLYKRLREDAKGREKFVLHDGPPYANGNIHIGHALNKVLKDIITRSFQMRGYDSNYVPGWDCHGLPIEWKIEEQYRAKGKNKDEVPVNEFRKECRDFAQHWIKVQSEEFKRLGIEGDFENPYTTMNFHAEARIAGELLKFAMSGQLYRGSKPVMWSVVERTALAEAEVEYHDHESDTVWVKFPVMGENELSGTFVVIWTTTPWTIPGNRAISYSPRIAYGLYEVTGAENDFGPQAGEKLIFADALAEESFAKAKLTYKRLRDVSADELGAITCAHPLKGLGGGYKFPVPLLPGEHVTDDAGTGFVHTAPGHGREDFDAWMDARGQLESRGIDTAIPFTVDDAGYFTKDAPGVGPDREGGPARVIDDKGKKGDANGAVIEALIERNMLFARGRLKHSYPHSWRSKKPVIFRNTPQWFVHMDKDLGDATTLRTRALKAIDDTRFVPAAGQARLRAMIEDRPDWVLSRQRAWGVPICVFADEDGNVLKDEAVNQRILEAFEAEGADAWFAEGARERFLGERAGEPWRQVTDILDVWFDSGSTHTFTLEDRPDLKWPADVYLEGSDQHRGWFHSSLLESCGTRGRAPYDTVITHGFTMAEDGRKMSKSLGNQTFPQDIMNQSGADILRLWVGTTDYWEDQRLGKNVIQTNVDAYRKLRNTVRWMLGSLAHDEGEDVPLAQMPELERLMLHRLAELDAVVRAGYDNFDFKRIIRTLLDFMVIELSAFYFDIRKDALYCDAPSSTRRKASLQVVRTLFDCLVKWLAPILPFTTEEAWLARHPDKESVHLEQFPAVPASWKDDALAAKWRKIRQVRRVVTGALEIERKEKTIGSSLEAAPIVHITDAELREAIGGHDMADICITSGIEIREDEGPADAFRLDDVKGVAVVFARAHGIKCARSWRYTDDVGSDPEFPEVSARDAAALRELRALGRL
- a CDS encoding nucleoside deaminase; this encodes MEPALDEARSAAARGEVPVGAVVVRDGQVVARAGNRTRELNDPTAHAELLAIRDACRTLASERLADCDLYVTLEPCAMCAGAVSFARIRRLYFAAPDEKGGGVIHGGRFFAQPTCHHAPEVYAGLGEREAADLLKAFFRERR
- a CDS encoding pseudouridine synthase: MNDKPYRPRGSQDRKAGDGKPARAASTGKPRFGGKPGSPAREGGKVGPARRPEKPKGAPHGAPRPPKEGGQAEPPAAGERIAKRLARAGVASRRDAEAMIEAGRVKVNGRALTSPAFNVSPADRIELDDAPIPDVERTRLFLFHKPAGVVTTSRDPEGRRTIFDILPPGLPRLITVGRLDINTEGLLILTNDGGLARVLELPSTGWLRRYRVRVHGKVDPLALAELEKGIAVDGVYYGAIEATLDRTQGTNAWLTLGLREGKNREVRNVLGALGLDVTRLIRISYGPFQLGALAEGAVQEIKGRMLRDQLGERLIAEARADFDAPITTPFSNKPVRAEKPVRAAPVEAPEAEPPAPRPPRERERQPINRKREREEKREEIRGRLQTRPPSKTTGKTTGKSAGKPAGRRDEEKRKPIERRSRAANVWMAPGARPLGTKKREEKAAADARSERRGAEGPDRAKQAPGADRPRRDDRKAASRPHGPRTPSTDRGAKGPAKGPPKGPPRGPKGPKGR
- the rsmD gene encoding 16S rRNA (guanine(966)-N(2))-methyltransferase RsmD, with the protein product MRVVGGRMRGRRLASPKDDAIRPTTDRARESLFNVIEHGYPGCLAGVRVLDLFAGTGALGIEAISRGAAYCLFVEEQGTSRALIRENVETLGLQGHTRIFRRDATRLGPVGTMQPFGLVFADPPYGKGLGERAIASALEGGWLLPDALVVVEEASASPFQPPRGLTLAERREYASSVITICRVA
- a CDS encoding patatin-like phospholipase family protein, producing MAGIVQDEEYVVAEEALDPISARQGNGASPTFGLALGGGGARGLAHIHAIEALDELGIRPAVISGSSIGALMGAGMAAGMTGAEIRDHAYSILSSRAEVVSRVWRSRPASLSQMVEGGLRLGQFSPERVIAAFLPHSIPDRFEALQIPLRVTATDYYGHHLAVFESGELLSALAASAALPAVFRPVQRDGRTLIDGGIYNPVPFDLLEGMVDVVIAVDVVGAPTVRTAKMPSAIEMMFGATQLMMQSIISMKLQNTRPDILLRPAVSRFRVLDFLKINAILDETSGIKDELKRAIERAIESRQLNPPAHAGHGGDQP